A genomic window from Synechococcus sp. WH 8016 includes:
- a CDS encoding phycobilisome rod-core linker polypeptide, with protein sequence MPNHSSGLLVNEASNRKTQISFASNSGTKNGTALTNAEYRKKHCLNMKVSIGPRSHENCPFGVTFQEFHPSNPEAHEIAIAATYKQIFGNLGLTQSQRMPELDAQLLDGRITVRTMVKALAKTEVYKQVYFYQVSPWRSIELLFKHLLGRSPICREEVATKTKHLHDFGYESLVDSFVDSAEYIEVFGDSIVPHKRAFKSEAGMRTIVFKSSLEMHNREASSDSALGTRALTQPILLKRSNISLFKGSNLSISKTTRFWEVPTTSKRVYW encoded by the coding sequence ATGCCAAATCACTCCTCTGGGCTACTTGTAAACGAAGCATCAAATAGGAAAACTCAAATTTCCTTTGCAAGCAATTCTGGCACCAAGAATGGGACGGCATTGACGAACGCAGAGTATAGAAAAAAACATTGCCTAAACATGAAGGTCAGCATCGGTCCTAGATCCCACGAAAATTGTCCATTTGGAGTGACATTTCAGGAATTCCATCCATCTAATCCTGAAGCACATGAAATAGCTATTGCAGCGACTTATAAGCAAATATTCGGGAATTTAGGACTTACACAATCACAAAGGATGCCAGAACTGGATGCGCAGCTATTGGATGGTCGCATCACTGTAAGAACGATGGTGAAGGCCTTAGCCAAAACAGAAGTCTACAAACAAGTTTATTTTTATCAAGTCTCACCATGGCGATCTATTGAACTGCTTTTTAAGCACCTCCTAGGGAGATCACCCATCTGCAGAGAAGAAGTTGCTACAAAAACAAAACATCTGCATGACTTCGGCTATGAGTCACTCGTGGACAGCTTTGTCGATTCCGCAGAATATATAGAAGTCTTTGGAGATTCGATTGTTCCTCACAAAAGGGCCTTCAAGTCAGAAGCTGGTATGAGAACGATTGTCTTTAAATCATCCTTAGAAATGCATAACCGAGAGGCATCAAGTGATAGCGCATTAGGAACAAGAGCCCTTACTCAGCCAATTTTGCTAAAAAGAAGCAATATCTCCCTATTCAAAGGATCGAATTTATCGATATCAAAGACCACAAGATTCTGGGAAGTGCCAACAACCAGCAAAAGAGTTTACTGGTAA
- a CDS encoding 2Fe-2S iron-sulfur cluster-binding protein: protein MRPNHTVTIHWPQAGRTITHQVPEGEYILQSFEQQGDPLPFSCRNGCCTSCAVKVQKGSLDQTEAMGLSKELRQQGYGLLCVARAMGPLEAITQDEDEVYELQFGRHFGRGQVRPGLPLEDE from the coding sequence ATGAGACCAAATCACACAGTCACAATTCACTGGCCCCAGGCTGGACGGACGATTACCCATCAGGTTCCTGAGGGGGAGTACATCCTCCAAAGCTTCGAGCAGCAGGGTGATCCGCTTCCTTTCTCGTGTCGGAATGGCTGCTGTACGTCCTGCGCGGTGAAGGTGCAAAAGGGATCTCTGGATCAAACAGAGGCCATGGGACTCTCAAAAGAGCTCAGGCAACAGGGATATGGCTTGCTTTGCGTGGCAAGAGCCATGGGTCCCCTTGAAGCGATCACGCAAGATGAGGATGAGGTCTATGAGCTTCAGTTTGGACGTCATTTCGGACGTGGTCAGGTTCGCCCTGGCCTTCCTTTGGAGGATGAGTGA
- a CDS encoding inositol monophosphatase family protein — translation MTPMLDCRQVALDAELDDSTQQTLAEVARSASNLGAAVLMQHYGRLSSIESKGRVGDLVTNADVAAEKVVLDYLREHTPTISILAEESGSSGTPGSLCWCVDPLDGTTNFAHGYPFFATSVGLIWKAKPLLGSVAVPFLNETYWCSPNQGSFVNDAPIQVSDCSSLQDSLLVTGFAYDRHERIDNNYAEFCWLTHRCRGVRRGGAAAVDLAFVATGRLDGYWERGLAPWDLAAGAALVACAGGCVGDYKDSAFDVREGRILATSPGLHLPLKQELSRVTALEPKLYGA, via the coding sequence ATGACTCCCATGCTTGATTGCCGACAGGTTGCCCTCGATGCAGAACTCGATGATTCCACGCAGCAAACGCTTGCTGAGGTAGCCCGCTCTGCATCCAACCTGGGAGCAGCGGTGCTGATGCAGCATTACGGACGCCTCAGCAGCATCGAAAGCAAGGGTCGTGTGGGTGATTTGGTCACCAACGCCGATGTGGCTGCTGAAAAAGTGGTTCTCGACTACTTAAGAGAACACACTCCCACCATTTCGATCCTTGCGGAAGAATCGGGATCCAGTGGTACGCCGGGATCGTTGTGTTGGTGCGTGGATCCTCTCGATGGAACGACAAACTTTGCCCACGGTTATCCATTCTTCGCCACGTCTGTGGGCTTGATCTGGAAGGCGAAGCCCCTGCTGGGTTCCGTGGCCGTTCCATTCCTCAACGAAACCTATTGGTGTTCTCCCAATCAAGGGAGCTTTGTCAACGATGCTCCGATTCAGGTCAGTGACTGCAGCTCTTTGCAAGACAGTCTTCTTGTCACGGGATTCGCTTACGACAGGCATGAGCGAATCGACAACAATTACGCCGAGTTTTGTTGGCTAACCCATCGTTGTCGCGGTGTTCGTCGGGGTGGTGCCGCTGCTGTTGACCTGGCTTTTGTGGCAACTGGACGCCTGGACGGCTATTGGGAGCGGGGTTTGGCTCCCTGGGATCTTGCGGCAGGTGCCGCATTGGTGGCCTGTGCTGGTGGTTGTGTTGGTGATTACAAAGATTCCGCCTTTGATGTGCGGGAAGGCAGGATTCTTGCGACATCACCAGGGCTCCATCTCCCCCTCAAGCAAGAACTCTCACGGGTGACCGCCTTGGAACCCAAGCTTTATGGAGCTTGA
- a CDS encoding ATP phosphoribosyltransferase regulatory subunit encodes MALQPATGARDLNPKQVQQNQHLREQLAMVYRHWGYDEVSPPQVERLDTLMAGGAIASHDVVRLVADDPLGLRPEMTASIARAACTRLKDRPRPLRLCACGTIFESRTAEEGGLCIEEKLHSGVELFGVKDLAAELELLTLLLEAMNALSLLGEHQPQLLIGHTSLMELVLAPFEPPIREEIRTCLIQYDRLGLEAMGLEASDLKRLLNLLDCRGTPQTILDLLGESFGSQPVLNDLKRLFLHLSPLAEQQSLTLQLDPTFHPHHELYDGLVFQLVCQGVSAPVVIARGGRYDGLVQRCGEGELNAGGVGFSFCLDDIRDLPGSSPEHVKRQSSILVCWSDDSTLEKALLKQTSWHAQGQVAQCDLRPCRNREEADQRLQPSGCNTIDWLSD; translated from the coding sequence ATGGCCCTGCAACCCGCCACGGGCGCTCGAGATCTGAATCCGAAGCAGGTCCAACAGAATCAGCATTTGAGAGAACAGTTGGCGATGGTCTATCGCCATTGGGGATACGACGAGGTGTCGCCCCCGCAGGTGGAACGGCTCGACACACTGATGGCGGGGGGTGCGATTGCCAGTCATGACGTTGTTCGACTTGTGGCCGATGACCCCCTGGGTCTTCGACCAGAGATGACAGCTTCCATTGCTAGAGCTGCCTGCACAAGACTCAAAGATCGACCGAGACCTCTACGTCTCTGTGCTTGCGGAACTATTTTCGAGAGTCGGACGGCTGAAGAGGGAGGACTGTGCATCGAGGAAAAACTGCACAGTGGTGTGGAGCTCTTTGGCGTTAAGGATCTGGCAGCAGAACTCGAACTTCTCACCTTGCTTCTAGAAGCGATGAATGCTCTCTCGCTGCTTGGTGAGCATCAACCCCAACTCTTGATTGGTCACACGTCCTTGATGGAATTGGTGTTGGCTCCTTTTGAACCTCCGATACGGGAAGAGATTCGCACTTGCTTAATTCAATATGACCGACTCGGACTCGAAGCCATGGGGCTGGAGGCGTCGGATCTCAAACGGTTGCTGAACTTACTGGACTGTCGTGGTACACCCCAGACCATTCTTGATCTTTTGGGAGAAAGTTTCGGGTCACAGCCAGTGCTCAATGACTTGAAACGATTGTTTCTGCATCTCAGTCCACTCGCCGAACAACAATCGTTGACCCTTCAATTGGACCCAACCTTTCATCCGCATCACGAGCTGTATGACGGTTTGGTGTTTCAGTTGGTTTGCCAGGGTGTGTCAGCTCCCGTTGTGATTGCCCGCGGCGGGCGCTATGACGGCCTCGTGCAACGTTGTGGCGAAGGCGAGCTGAATGCTGGAGGAGTGGGCTTCAGTTTTTGCCTTGACGATATTCGTGATCTTCCTGGCTCTAGCCCCGAACATGTCAAGAGGCAATCCAGCATTTTAGTTTGCTGGAGCGATGATTCAACACTTGAAAAGGCTCTGTTGAAACAGACGAGCTGGCATGCCCAAGGACAAGTCGCCCAATGTGATCTCAGACCTTGTCGAAATCGTGAAGAAGCCGATCAGCGTCTGCAACCCTCGGGGTGCAACACCATCGACTGGTTGTCTGATTAG
- a CDS encoding ferredoxin family protein, producing the protein MAHTIVTDICEGVADCVDACPVACINPGAGKNKKGTDFYWIDFDTCIDCGICLQVCPVANAILPEERADLQTPG; encoded by the coding sequence ATGGCACACACGATCGTCACCGATATCTGCGAGGGCGTTGCTGACTGTGTTGATGCTTGTCCTGTTGCCTGCATCAATCCAGGAGCTGGGAAAAATAAAAAAGGGACAGATTTTTACTGGATTGATTTTGATACGTGTATTGATTGCGGCATTTGCCTGCAGGTTTGCCCTGTAGCCAATGCCATCCTTCCTGAGGAGCGAGCGGATCTACAAACACCTGGTTGA
- the htpG gene encoding molecular chaperone HtpG, producing the protein MAVMDEQGQIQIHTENIFPIIKKAVYSGHEVFLRELVSNGVDAISKRRMAAMAGDCSEGDDGAIKIHVDREAKTLTISDNGIGMTADEVKRYINQVAFSSAEDFLEKYKQEDDAIIGHFGLGFYSSFMVAERVELLTKSAKPDQEAVRWSCDGSPNFNLTAAERSDAGTDVILHLMEDEMEYIEPARIKTLINTYCDFMSVPVQLEGETINKMVAPWRKSARELSDQDYIDLYNYLYPFQGDPLLWVHLNTDYPYNLQGILFFPKLTGRADWEKGEIKLYCNQVFVSDSIKEVVPRYLLPLRGVIDSPDIPLNVSRSALQTDRRVRSIGNFVAKKVSDRLRSLKKDDPQAYAEAWESLAPFVKIGAMEDDKFADQVEELVMFATSTSASSSEHCDPIKGNERNFTTLEGYRGRLPADEKIILYCTDEVSQSAALNLWTSQDREVLFADTIIDSQFIPWLESRHEELKFQRVDAELDSSLKEDTPELSDGDGETKSESLRKLIKDALDNDKVTIQVQALKSGSEGPAALILLPEQMRRMNDIGALMDQRLPGLPDYHVLLVNQKHPLVEGLLKLQSGGVIVGDAGQSPSEMLARDLAQHLYETAKLSVGGLDPKELANFQTKNLQLMSRLMERGF; encoded by the coding sequence ATGGCGGTGATGGACGAACAGGGTCAAATTCAGATCCACACCGAGAATATTTTCCCGATCATCAAAAAGGCGGTTTACTCCGGCCATGAGGTGTTTTTGCGCGAGCTTGTCAGCAACGGCGTTGATGCGATCAGCAAACGGCGAATGGCAGCAATGGCAGGGGATTGCAGCGAGGGGGATGATGGCGCGATAAAAATTCATGTAGACCGTGAGGCCAAAACCTTGACCATTTCCGATAACGGAATTGGTATGACGGCAGATGAGGTGAAGCGCTATATCAACCAAGTTGCTTTTTCAAGCGCTGAAGATTTTCTAGAGAAATACAAGCAGGAAGATGATGCGATCATTGGTCACTTTGGCTTGGGTTTTTACTCGAGCTTTATGGTGGCAGAGCGGGTTGAACTGCTTACGAAGTCTGCAAAGCCTGACCAAGAAGCCGTGCGTTGGTCTTGCGACGGTTCTCCTAATTTTAATTTGACCGCAGCTGAACGATCCGACGCTGGAACTGATGTCATCCTCCATCTCATGGAGGATGAAATGGAATATATAGAGCCAGCCAGAATAAAAACGCTGATTAATACGTACTGCGACTTTATGTCAGTACCAGTACAGCTTGAAGGAGAAACGATTAATAAAATGGTGGCACCTTGGCGTAAAAGTGCTCGGGAGCTTTCTGATCAAGATTATATTGACCTTTATAATTACCTTTATCCATTCCAGGGTGACCCCTTGCTGTGGGTTCATCTAAATACCGATTATCCATACAATTTGCAGGGCATCCTATTTTTTCCCAAGCTAACCGGTAGAGCTGACTGGGAGAAGGGAGAAATTAAGCTTTACTGCAACCAAGTGTTTGTTAGCGATTCCATCAAAGAGGTGGTTCCTCGTTACCTTCTTCCGCTAAGGGGTGTTATTGACTCTCCCGACATTCCTTTAAATGTGAGCAGAAGTGCTCTGCAGACCGATCGTCGCGTTCGTTCCATTGGTAATTTTGTTGCCAAAAAGGTTTCTGATCGACTGCGCAGCCTTAAAAAAGACGATCCGCAGGCCTATGCAGAAGCTTGGGAGTCATTAGCACCGTTTGTAAAAATTGGAGCGATGGAAGATGATAAGTTTGCTGATCAGGTAGAAGAACTGGTGATGTTCGCTACCAGTACCTCCGCTTCTTCAAGCGAACATTGCGACCCCATTAAAGGGAATGAACGCAACTTCACCACCCTTGAGGGTTATCGCGGAAGGTTGCCTGCCGATGAGAAAATCATTTTATATTGTACTGACGAAGTCTCACAATCAGCAGCATTGAACTTATGGACTTCGCAGGATCGTGAGGTGTTGTTCGCAGATACAATCATTGATAGTCAGTTTATTCCATGGCTTGAATCTCGTCATGAAGAATTAAAATTCCAGCGCGTTGATGCTGAGTTGGATTCATCCCTTAAAGAGGATACGCCAGAGCTGAGTGATGGAGATGGAGAAACGAAAAGTGAAAGCTTGAGGAAATTAATCAAAGATGCCCTTGATAACGATAAAGTTACGATCCAGGTTCAAGCTCTTAAATCTGGGTCTGAAGGGCCTGCCGCTTTGATTTTGCTTCCTGAGCAAATGCGCCGCATGAACGACATTGGTGCGCTCATGGATCAGCGGTTACCGGGATTGCCCGACTATCACGTTCTGCTCGTCAATCAAAAACATCCCCTTGTTGAAGGCTTACTTAAACTTCAATCAGGCGGTGTCATTGTTGGCGATGCCGGTCAATCGCCTAGCGAAATGCTTGCCCGTGATCTGGCCCAACACTTGTACGAAACAGCCAAGCTGTCTGTAGGAGGACTTGATCCGAAAGAGCTTGCAAATTTCCAAACCAAAAATTTGCAGCTGATGTCCCGTCTGATGGAGCGAGGTTTCTAA
- the rpmB gene encoding 50S ribosomal protein L28 produces MSRVCQLTGTRANNGMAVSHSHIRTKKLQQANLQQRRLWWAEGKRWINLRITTRALKTIQKKGLGAYARSLGINLAKL; encoded by the coding sequence ATGTCACGGGTGTGTCAGCTCACAGGTACTCGCGCCAACAACGGCATGGCTGTGAGCCACTCGCATATACGCACCAAAAAGCTGCAACAGGCAAACCTGCAGCAGCGTCGTCTCTGGTGGGCAGAGGGCAAACGTTGGATCAACCTGCGTATCACCACCAGAGCTCTTAAGACCATCCAGAAAAAAGGTTTGGGTGCCTACGCCCGCTCCCTGGGAATCAACCTCGCAAAACTCTGA
- a CDS encoding peroxiredoxin: MNRRSLLQTAVLGAGVFLLAPGRVSALGGQAPEIGIKAPDFDLPGFSSVHPEQTRWSLTNLQGRWLVVYFYPRDFTSGCTIEAHGFQDALPAFQKKGAEVVAISADSVSDHESFCSSEELKFPLLSDPDGLVSKAYGSWMAPYSMRHTFLIDPESVLRAVWTGVRPVGHAKEVLTRLNELQTG, encoded by the coding sequence ATGAATAGACGATCCCTCCTCCAGACTGCAGTTCTGGGGGCAGGGGTTTTTTTATTGGCTCCCGGCCGAGTCAGTGCATTGGGCGGTCAAGCTCCTGAGATCGGAATCAAAGCTCCCGATTTTGATCTTCCTGGTTTCAGCAGTGTTCATCCAGAGCAAACGCGTTGGAGTTTGACCAACCTCCAAGGACGTTGGTTGGTGGTTTACTTCTATCCAAGGGATTTCACTTCTGGTTGCACCATCGAAGCTCATGGCTTTCAGGATGCGTTGCCTGCCTTTCAAAAGAAAGGGGCAGAGGTGGTTGCGATCAGTGCTGACTCCGTCAGCGATCACGAGTCGTTTTGTAGCTCTGAGGAGTTGAAATTTCCGTTGCTCTCCGATCCAGATGGCCTCGTGAGCAAAGCCTATGGGTCGTGGATGGCCCCATACTCGATGAGGCATACGTTTCTCATTGATCCTGAGTCTGTTCTTCGAGCTGTATGGACAGGAGTCCGTCCCGTCGGTCATGCCAAGGAGGTGCTAACGCGTCTCAATGAGTTACAGACTGGTTGA
- the ggpS gene encoding glucosylglycerol-phosphate synthase: MAVTKGQSPFILLYHRTPFDEGRDENGKRIWCDQKSPNGIIPTLRNLFRTRENGTWIAWRKVDNVEDSNDESISMSDPSPFTLCRIPLEENQISSFYHVTSKESFWPILHTFPTHFNVNNADWGIFEEVNLRFAKAACRQAAESATVWVHDYNLWLVPGYIRELRPDLKIAFFHHTPFPGNDVFAILPWREQILESLLSCDVVGFHIPRYTENFARAANCLLGAKKGAKQPVNPRFVSTGSALTEPSETPCLHYKGRKIQLLSSPVGTSPDVIQELAGRDDVQELADKIDDDTKKGRKLILSASRVDYTKGNEELLLAFERLLERRPDWHGKVVLMLACVAAASGMKIYEDTQRTIEETAGRINGRFSLIDWVPIRFSTRRIPYEEMVAWFTRSDICWITPLRDGLNLVAKEYAAARKDRGGVLVLSEFTGASVVLDGAILTNPYSHRQMDETIERALEMPKDEQIKRMSRMSSAVESFTVSDWVSEQMNALEGQNGI; this comes from the coding sequence ATGGCGGTCACAAAGGGACAAAGTCCTTTCATTCTTCTGTACCATCGCACGCCGTTTGATGAAGGAAGAGATGAAAATGGCAAGAGAATTTGGTGCGATCAGAAAAGTCCCAATGGGATTATTCCTACATTAAGGAATTTATTCCGCACAAGAGAAAATGGCACTTGGATCGCCTGGAGGAAGGTTGACAATGTTGAAGATTCGAATGATGAAAGCATTTCGATGTCGGATCCCAGCCCCTTTACGTTATGCAGAATTCCCCTAGAAGAGAATCAGATATCAAGCTTTTATCACGTCACATCGAAAGAATCCTTTTGGCCAATTCTGCATACATTCCCAACTCATTTTAATGTCAACAATGCAGATTGGGGTATTTTTGAAGAAGTTAATCTGAGATTTGCTAAAGCTGCCTGTCGGCAGGCAGCTGAATCAGCCACTGTATGGGTTCATGACTACAATTTATGGCTTGTTCCTGGCTACATCAGAGAATTAAGGCCTGATTTAAAGATTGCTTTTTTCCATCATACGCCGTTCCCTGGTAATGATGTTTTTGCCATTTTGCCATGGCGTGAGCAAATCCTTGAAAGCCTACTAAGTTGTGATGTGGTGGGATTCCATATTCCCCGTTATACCGAAAACTTTGCCCGTGCGGCCAACTGCTTACTCGGTGCCAAGAAGGGAGCGAAGCAACCTGTCAATCCTCGATTCGTTTCAACTGGCTCCGCTTTAACCGAACCCTCGGAGACCCCTTGCTTACATTACAAGGGCCGTAAGATTCAGCTCTTGTCTTCTCCTGTTGGAACATCTCCGGATGTTATTCAGGAGCTTGCAGGTCGTGATGATGTTCAAGAATTGGCTGATAAAATTGATGACGACACCAAAAAAGGTAGAAAGCTCATTCTTTCTGCTAGCCGAGTTGACTACACCAAAGGCAATGAAGAGCTGTTGCTTGCGTTCGAACGTTTACTGGAACGGCGACCTGATTGGCATGGGAAGGTTGTGCTCATGCTCGCCTGTGTTGCCGCTGCAAGCGGCATGAAAATCTACGAAGATACCCAACGTACGATCGAAGAAACGGCAGGTCGCATCAATGGTCGATTTAGTTTGATTGATTGGGTTCCTATCCGGTTCTCCACAAGGCGCATACCCTATGAGGAAATGGTTGCATGGTTTACGCGATCAGATATCTGTTGGATTACACCTCTGCGTGATGGTTTAAATCTCGTCGCAAAGGAATATGCGGCAGCACGTAAGGATCGTGGCGGTGTCTTAGTTCTGTCAGAATTTACGGGTGCTTCTGTTGTTCTTGATGGAGCAATCTTAACCAATCCCTATTCCCATCGACAGATGGACGAGACGATTGAACGCGCTCTAGAAATGCCAAAAGATGAACAGATTAAACGTATGAGCAGAATGAGCAGTGCTGTCGAGAGTTTTACAGTGAGTGACTGGGTTAGTGAGCAAATGAATGCTCTTGAAGGTCAGAATGGTATTTGA
- a CDS encoding ABC transporter substrate-binding protein, with protein MNLNMFLRRVLVSLSVVLICTACIGLVQARSIESVSFLMAAPFADATQDLVMQFNREHRGDIHLKVIRGPLETEAISDLAISSLLLGKAPFDGLLMDVTWLPKYAAAGWMEPLEGFFNQDDLDSLAMGAREGNSYDGHLYRWPMTSDMGLLYYRTDLMDKPPETPDELVLISQTLQKDKKIDWGYVWQGRQYEGLSCVYLEMIDGFGGDWLEPTDNQIGLDLKPGVEAAAWLQGLIDRGVSPKAVTNYAEPEALQSFKVGDAAFMRNWPYAWAELQKSDSAVKGNVGITTMVAKPGHATSTLGSWGLTVLKGSKHVDASIEAIRFLTTDAAQKQLYLQYGYTPTQQAVFDDPQLLTESPILEDFQKALKVVKPRPETPLYAQISDVLQRQLSSILTHEQTPKAGMDVATDNTRQILISAGDQP; from the coding sequence ATGAATTTGAATATGTTCCTGCGCAGGGTTCTTGTTTCTCTCTCTGTTGTATTGATTTGTACTGCCTGCATTGGGCTCGTCCAAGCAAGATCGATTGAATCAGTTTCTTTTTTGATGGCTGCTCCCTTCGCCGATGCGACACAGGATTTGGTCATGCAATTCAACAGGGAGCATCGAGGGGACATTCATCTAAAGGTTATTCGTGGCCCGTTAGAAACAGAAGCTATTTCTGATTTAGCCATTAGTAGTTTGCTTTTAGGCAAAGCACCTTTTGATGGCTTGCTCATGGATGTGACCTGGCTACCTAAGTATGCTGCAGCTGGCTGGATGGAACCTCTTGAGGGGTTTTTCAATCAAGATGATTTGGATTCATTAGCGATGGGTGCTCGCGAGGGAAACTCCTATGACGGTCATCTTTATCGCTGGCCTATGACCTCAGATATGGGATTGCTTTACTACAGAACGGATTTGATGGATAAACCACCAGAAACACCGGATGAATTGGTCTTAATCAGTCAAACTCTTCAGAAAGATAAAAAAATTGATTGGGGTTATGTCTGGCAAGGCCGACAATATGAGGGGCTTAGTTGTGTCTATTTAGAAATGATTGATGGATTTGGTGGTGATTGGTTGGAACCTACTGATAATCAAATTGGCTTAGATTTGAAACCGGGTGTAGAAGCTGCAGCTTGGTTGCAAGGGCTTATTGATCGTGGCGTTAGCCCAAAGGCCGTTACCAATTATGCGGAACCTGAGGCTCTACAGAGTTTCAAAGTTGGTGATGCAGCTTTTATGCGGAATTGGCCCTACGCCTGGGCTGAACTGCAAAAATCCGATAGCGCTGTGAAGGGGAACGTTGGCATCACAACGATGGTGGCCAAGCCTGGTCATGCCACTTCAACCCTTGGGAGCTGGGGACTGACGGTTTTGAAAGGTTCTAAACATGTGGATGCTTCGATTGAAGCGATCCGTTTTTTAACGACTGATGCTGCTCAAAAGCAGCTGTATCTCCAATATGGATATACACCAACACAACAAGCTGTTTTTGATGACCCACAATTGCTAACCGAATCTCCAATACTCGAAGATTTTCAGAAGGCCTTGAAAGTTGTTAAGCCAAGACCAGAAACTCCTCTGTATGCTCAAATTAGTGATGTTTTGCAACGCCAACTCAGCAGTATTCTTACGCATGAACAGACACCCAAGGCAGGGATGGATGTGGCAACAGATAACACCAGGCAAATCCTGATCTCAGCAGGTGATCAACCATGA
- a CDS encoding carbohydrate ABC transporter permease: MIAFLLLPALLLLVIVFVGPLLRYAWLSFHADSVITGLIAIPNGGANWLRLLQDQRYWQDLGQTLRFSGVSVGLELVLALMVALLLDQRWRGRDVVRTLALIPWALPTTVMALGWRWIFNTPYGPVDHLTRIVGLGSLNILGDPRLTWMATVWADVWKTTPFAALILLAGLQTIPVDLYEAVRLEGGNAFICLRRITLPLLRPYILLALLFRLAQAFGVFDLIQVLTGGGPASSTESVALYAYWNALRFLDFGYSATIIMASFILISLLCILAWIVLQILIPTHSKSQEVVES; the protein is encoded by the coding sequence ATGATCGCTTTTCTATTACTTCCAGCACTTCTGCTGCTTGTTATTGTCTTTGTTGGTCCCTTGCTGCGTTATGCATGGCTTAGTTTTCATGCCGACTCTGTTATTACCGGGCTAATCGCGATCCCCAATGGTGGTGCGAATTGGCTGCGATTGCTTCAGGATCAACGCTATTGGCAGGATCTTGGGCAAACCCTGCGTTTTTCCGGAGTGTCTGTTGGTCTTGAGCTCGTTCTTGCCCTCATGGTTGCTCTCCTACTGGATCAGCGCTGGCGAGGACGAGATGTTGTGAGAACCCTTGCCCTGATTCCTTGGGCACTCCCTACCACTGTGATGGCACTTGGGTGGCGCTGGATTTTTAATACCCCTTATGGACCGGTTGATCACTTAACCAGAATCGTTGGATTGGGATCACTGAATATTCTCGGTGACCCAAGACTCACATGGATGGCAACCGTATGGGCTGATGTTTGGAAAACAACGCCCTTTGCTGCATTGATTTTGTTGGCTGGATTGCAGACGATTCCAGTGGACCTTTATGAAGCCGTGCGTCTCGAGGGTGGCAATGCGTTTATTTGCTTGCGACGTATCACGCTTCCCTTGCTTCGTCCGTACATCCTACTTGCCTTACTTTTTAGACTTGCACAAGCCTTTGGTGTGTTTGATCTGATCCAAGTTCTTACAGGAGGTGGACCCGCGAGTAGTACTGAAAGTGTTGCCTTATATGCTTATTGGAATGCCCTTAGATTTTTAGACTTTGGTTATAGCGCAACGATTATAATGGCTAGTTTTATACTTATCAGCCTTCTTTGTATTCTTGCTTGGATTGTTTTGCAAATTCTTATTCCTACGCATTCAAAGTCACAGGAGGTCGTTGAGTCATGA